In a single window of the Gossypium hirsutum isolate 1008001.06 chromosome A13, Gossypium_hirsutum_v2.1, whole genome shotgun sequence genome:
- the LOC121212236 gene encoding phytosulfokines — MDCKVIFSCMITMFLLFFILSSPIAVGRPEPASSFQNAKNTPIITQVHLGEGEADQKVELDDSCEGIVEEEECLMRRTLAAHIDYIYTQKTKP; from the exons ATGGATTGTAAGGTCATCTTCTCTTGCATGATCACCATGTTCCTCCTCTTCTTCATATTATCTTCTCCCATTGCTGTTGGTCGCCCAGAACCTGCATCTTCATTTCAAAATGCTAAGAATACTCCAATCATAACTCAAGTACATCTG GGTGAAGGTGAAGCAGACCAGAAGGTTGAGTTGGACGATAGCTGCGAGGGAATTGTAGAAGAAGAAGAATGCTTGATGAGAAGAACACTTGCAGCTCATATTGATTACATCTATACCCAGAAAACCAAAccttga